The following DNA comes from Papaver somniferum cultivar HN1 unplaced genomic scaffold, ASM357369v1 unplaced-scaffold_128, whole genome shotgun sequence.
ATGAGAGGACCCTCTACTCATTCCAGGTAGTCTTTTCACAGCAACATTATCACCATTGGGCATCACACCTTTGTAAACAACTCCAGCTCCTCCCTTACCAATAATGTTTTCTTCCTTCAAAGAATCCAGAACATCATCACTCGTAAATTCCAACCTCTGAAACGCGGTTAGCTTCCAAGAACGAGAGTCATTTGCTTTCTTAATAGCTCGAGCTTTAAAGATTGCAGCAATAGCAAATAAAATGGAACAGATAAGTAAACCGATCACAAGAAGAAGCTTCAATGACGCAGTGAATGGTCCTTCAACATGTGGATGCTGCATACTATTAGTAACTCCAAACTTACAAGGTCCCAAATATGGACCACATAGTTCGGGATTTCCGacaaatgatgttgaattgaagtaGCTAAATTGACCAGTTCCAGGAACTAAACCAGACAAATTGTTATATGAAAAATCGATGGAAGTTAAACTCTGCATTGTTGAAATTGATGAAGGAATACTACCAACAAGATGATTTCTAGATAAATTTAAGTAGTTCAAGATTCTCATACTGGTAATCTCCATTGGAATCTCACCTGATAGCTGGTTCCGGCTAAGATCAACAAACGTTAGCAGCTTACATTTACTGATTTCAGGAGCGATCGGACCAGAAAACCGATTATTACTAAAATCAATCTTTGATAACTGCTGCAACTTCCCAACATCACCAGGAATGCTTCCAGTGAAGTAATTCCCATCAAGTAGCAATTTTTGAACACCAGAAAATTTTCCAATTGAAGGAGGAAGTGAACCGATAAGCCGATTATTAGATAAACTAATTTGCCCGAGATTATCAGACACTGAATGAATATCAGGAAAACCACCAACTAATAAATTATCTTGAAGCTCCACTTGAGCTAATTTAGGCAAACTGAAGAGCCCTTTCGGAATGGAACCATTAAGAAAATTATCACCCATACGAATTCGACTCAGAGACTCGCATTTCCCAATCGATTCAGGTATTGGCCCCAATAAGAAATTCCCTAAAGCAATTAAAGTCTGAAGCTTATTACCAGAACAAAGATCCACTGGAAGAGTACCAGTTAATTTATTGGAGGATAAATCAAGAAGTTGTAGATTACCATTTCTTCCAAGATTTGGAGGAATACTACCTGTAAAGTTATTCTCCCAAAGCTGCAATACTTCTAGTTCAGGCAACTCAGCAATAAACTCAGGAATAGAACCATATAATTTGTTTCGAAAAAGATTTAACAATGTCAAATTCTTAAGCTGGGATAACTCAACAGGAATTCTACCAGTAAGCATATTATTTGACATATCCATTGATTGTAAACTCTTAAGTTGTCCTAGCTCGGCAGTTATCTCACCTGATAAAGCATTAACTTGAAGAAACAATGTATCAAGATTCTGCAACTTCCCTAACTCTTTAGGGATCTCACCTGATAAACCACAGTTTGCCAAGTCCAATCTAACCAACTTCGTCAAATTACCAATCTCCACCGGAATCCCACCTTCATAACTATTGAAGTAACCGAGATAAAGTTCTCGAAGGTTTGATAGGTTACCGATTTCTTTAGGAATCCCACCTTCGAGTTCATTACCAGAAACAGCCAAATACTCAATAAATTCCCAACTACCATACTCAGGTGGAATTTTGTCTTCAAAGAAATTGCCaccaagatgaagatgtttgagaTTCTTCATTTCAGTAACCTCCACAGGCAATATCCCAGacatattattattataaaaatctaaaactTCCAACTCCCTCAAACTTGATAGCTCTGTAGGGAAACTTCCATTGAATATATTATTAGAAAGATTCAAACTCTTTAAACCAGTAATCTGAGAGATTTCAACAGGAACAGGACCGGAAAAGGAATTTGAAGCGAGGGTAAGATTGATGAGGTTTTTGAGGTTTCCGATTTCTGGTGATAATATACCTGAAATGTTTAAGTTTGATAAATCCAATGAAATAACTTTACGATGTAAATCACATGATACACCTTTCCAGGTACAATGAGATGTTGATATATCCCATGATTTTAATGAACCTTCTGGATCTTCTGTAATGGAAGCTTTGAGTGTTAATAATGCTTTGTATTCTGGTATCACACGTTGTTTCCCATTTACAATGGAGATATTAACAAAgtaaagaaggagaaggagaagaagaagacgaagaactggAAATGAAAACGAAACTCTCATTTTCGTTCTCTGGttctagagagagagagagagagagagagtcagTGAAAACTCAGTGAGTGTGAACTGTGAAGCAGTATGAGTAGaagcttttgtttttgtttttttgaaagaGATAAGTAGCCTCGCGTTTtcaggggccactcaaaaggatttggGGGCaggcccttatctcgcgtaattcgtaatggtaa
Coding sequences within:
- the LOC113331946 gene encoding leucine-rich repeat receptor-like serine/threonine-protein kinase BAM1; this translates as MRVSFSFPVLRLLLLLLLLYFVNISIVNGKQRVIPEYKALLTLKASITEDPEGSLKSWDISTSHCTWKGVSCDLHRKVISLDLSNLNISGILSPEIGNLKNLINLTLASNSFSGPVPVEISQITGLKSLNLSNNIFNGSFPTELSSLRELEVLDFYNNNMSGILPVEVTEMKNLKHLHLGGNFFEDKIPPEYGSWEFIEYLAVSGNELEGGIPKEIGNLSNLRELYLGYFNSYEGGIPVEIGNLTKLVRLDLANCGLSGEIPKELGKLQNLDTLFLQVNALSGEITAELGQLKSLQSMDMSNNMLTGRIPVELSQLKNLTLLNLFRNKLYGSIPEFIAELPELEVLQLWENNFTGSIPPNLGRNGNLQLLDLSSNKLTGTLPVDLCSGNKLQTLIALGNFLLGPIPESIGKCESLSRIRMGDNFLNGSIPKGLFSLPKLAQVELQDNLLVGGFPDIHSVSDNLGQISLSNNRLIGSLPPSIGKFSGVQKLLLDGNYFTGSIPGDVGKLQQLSKIDFSNNRFSGPIAPEISKCKLLTFVDLSRNQLSGEIPMEITSMRILNYLNLSRNHLVGSIPSSISTMQSLTSIDFSYNNLSGLVPGTGQFSYFNSTSFVGNPELCGPYLGPCKFGVTNSMQHPHVEGPFTASLKLLLVIGLLICSILFAIAAIFKARAIKKANDSRSWKLTAFQRLEFTSDDVLDSLKEENIIGKGGAGVVYKGVMPNGDNVAVKRLPGMSRGSSHDHGFNAEIQTLGRIRHRHIVRLLGFCSNHETNLLVYEYMPNGSLGEVLHGKKGGHLHWDTRYKIAVEAAKGLCYLHHDCSPMILHRDVKSNNILLDSIFEAHVADFGLAKFMQDSGTSECMSAIAGSYGYIAPEYAYTLKVDEKSDVYSFGVVLLELVSGRKPVGEFGDGVDIVQWVRKMTDSNKESVLKIIDPRLSSVPLHEVMHVFYVAMLCVEEQSVERPTMREVVQILTELPSSPNSTNPSDDSNSQPPSSTLEAATTTDVQPHQSPPPQSPPPDLLSI